One Nicotiana tomentosiformis chromosome 4, ASM39032v3, whole genome shotgun sequence genomic window carries:
- the LOC138910100 gene encoding uncharacterized protein — protein MVDVLRKISKYATYIIVAHKRRLTEFEKVALTKECTSRVQNKILPKLNDPGSFTIPVRIGNIDEVRALCDLGKSINLMPLSFFKQLGLGAPRLTIVTLQLADKSIAYPEGVIKVVLLKIGKFIFPTNFIILDYEVDGQVPIILGRTLLATGDAIIKMREEKIIIKVDNEEVVFNVCKAIQLPLHYEELFMISVGEVDEQILDPSVYLDDSLEKALILFYSLEIDDKVEEMMHILDAPCVYM, from the coding sequence atGGTGGATGTACTTCGCAAAATTTCAAAATATGCTACGTACatcatagtggctcacaagaggagatTGACTGAATTCGAGAAAGTCGCACTTACTAAGGAGTGTACTTCGAGGGTCCAAAACAAGATTCTTCCAAAGCTTAAtgaccctggcagcttcaccatccctGTGAGGATTGGTAATATTGATGAGgttcgtgctctttgtgatttggggaaaagcataaatctgatgcccttATCCTTCTtcaagcaattgggtctgggagctccaagactAACCATTGTGACATTGCAACTAGCTGATAAATCCATAGCTTACCCGGAAGGAGTGATTAAAGTTGTGTTGCTGAAGATTGGGAAATTCATCTTCCCAACAAACTTCATTATCCTAGATTATGAGGTTGATggacaagttccaatcatattgggacgaacTCTCTTGGCTACAGGTGATGCAATTATTAAAATGAGAGaggaaaaaattattataaagGTTGACAATGAGGAAGTAGTTTTCAATGTTTGCAAGGCAATCCAACTTCCCCTCCATTATGAGGAGCTCTTTATGATATCTGTTGGGGAGGTGGATGAGCAAATTTTAGACCCGAGTGTATACCTAGACGATTCTCTAGAGAAAGCACTCATATTGTTTTATAGCTTGGAGATTGATGAcaaggttgaggagatgatgcatatactAGATGCACCATGTGTATACATGTAG